The Spirochaetota bacterium genomic sequence ATCCCTTAATGGATGTTCCCTCTCCATAAACCTTTCGCCCCTTGAGTTTATCAAAATTGCACCTTCGCCCCTCACGGCCTCGCTGATTAGGAGGGACCGGCCAAATCGCTGTTCTAAATAGAGCGAGGTTGGATGGAATTGATAAAACTCCATATCAGCAACAAAAGCCCCAGCCCGATAAGCCATCGTTATTCCATCACCTGTAGCGATCTCAGGATTGGTTGTATGAAGATAGACTTGTCCAACACCGCCAGTTGCAAGCAATGTCTTCTTTGAATTAAAAATATGTACAATGCCAGTAGAATTTTCAAGGATATAGGCTCCATAGCAGGTGATTGAATCCCTGGTCTTCACCATATTCTCAGAAGAGAGAAACTGCAATTGATGCTCAGTTAATAAATCAATAGCCGTATGATCTTCAAAAATCATAATGTTATCTATTGTGGAGATTCTTGCAAGAAGCGCCCTCTCAATCTCCATCCCAGTCAAATCCTTGGCATGTGCAATCCTGTTCTTGGAATGCCCTCCCTCCCTGCCAAGATCGAATACTTCCCGGCCATCCTTATCCACACTCATTGTAAACCTAGTACCCCAATCAATTAGTTCCCTAATCCTATTTGGACCATCTTGAACAAGAACCTCAACGACACTCTTGCTACATAATCCAGCGCCAACGTGCATTGTGTCGTTAATATGATCACTAATTGAATCTTCTTGAGATAATACGGATGCGATTCCCCCCTGTGCATAATTGGTATTGGAATCAAAATCCTTCTTCTTTGTAACAATGATAACGCTTCCTACCTCTGAGGCTTTAATCGCAAAGGTTAGCCCTGCGATACCACTACCAATTACAAGAAAATCTGAATAAAACTTCCTAGGTTTCATTATTTAATCTTAGCTATTTCATTTACTTTGATTTGGTGACATGCCCCTAACTTACAAAAACTCAATACCCATCCCTATCAACACCCCATCCATGTTGATGTCAATAGATATTTTCATACAACCCTTTAGTATAAACTAAATAGTCCTCTTACTTCATAGATTATTATACAATAATCTATGTTATTTAATCAAAGGAATGGGTATTGAATATTTTATGGATATGATTTCTTCTATAACTATTCACCAATTAATTTATATGAGTGATCACTTCCCTCCCCTGTTTTTGAGAAGATTAGTAAAATTTTGATATAAGCTATCCTCTACTCTCAATAAACTCTCATTCCTCAGTATTGCAAGATACTCATATGTATGTTTGACATATTTAGGTCTATTCCTCTTTCCCCGAAAGGGTACAGGGGTTAGAAAGGGGGCATCAGTCTCTAACAGAATCATATCCAAGGGGATAAAGGAAGCCGCATCATGAAGATTGTGAGCATTTTTGTATGTAAGATTACCTGCAAATGATATATATAATCCAAGATCAAGGATTCTAGTTGCCATAGCCCTATCTCCAGAAAAGCAATGCATTATTCCACTATTTGGAGATTTCTCCCTTAAAACCCTTATTGTTTCATCAAAGGCATCCCTTGAATGAACAATGAGAGGTAAATCCCATTTTTTAGCTAACCCCACCTGATATTCAAATGAACGAATTTGTATATCTCTTGGCTGATTCATCCTATAAAAATCCAATCCTGTTTCACCAATGCCAAACAGATCCATGGAGTCACCTGATGACATTATCCTATTAATAAAAGCAGAGACTTGATGGAGATCATCCACCCCTGCCTTTGAAGAGGGGTGAATGCCGATTGAGTAGAAGACCCCTTTATGTCGCTTCGAAAACTCATAAGCCCAACTTAATCCATTATTATCAATGGATACATGAACTGCATAACATATATCATTCTTCTGAAGTTCATCGATTAAATTCTCCTCTGAAAGATCTTTATTCTCAAGACAAAGATCAAAATGAACGTGTGAGTCTATAAACATCTTTATGATCCCCTATTATCAAAAGATATGCATCTTTAACACAAATGGACTCAAATAAGTATATATGTTACGCTACCCCTTTACTTGATTACCTTGTACATTCTCAAGAAAAAACTTGTATCAAGCCACCTTCAACAAAACTCAATACAAGCAGAATGACCTTCAAGGTAAGCAGAAAATCCAGACACCTACTGAAAAAAAATAACATCAAAATTCAACCATAATTCTTATGTTCATAACTATTAAAGATAAATCCTGCAATTCATCATCAAATTGAGATGATATAATCTTTATTTGTCAACCCTCTTCAAATAAATAATCATCAATACTCACTGAATAAATCATATATATTTTACCTCCAAACTCAATTGATGTTTTTCTGATTGACTATACCAATTATTTCTATTATACTATAAATAGCAGTAATATAACTAAATTCTTGGTATCAGTTATTCTAACTTCTCAGAATTGAAAATGAGGATCAAAATCCACAAAGAAGAAGGCCTCTCAATCATAAAGCTCATAGGCAGATATGACATAGAAGAGGTATATGATTTCGACATATTATTCCAAAATCAGATTGACATGAATGTCTCTGTCATTGCGCTCAACTTGGCTGAATTGAGATACATCGATTCCTCAGGAATCGGCTCTTTGATTAGAAGCAAGAATACTGCAATGAAAAATGGTATTGAATTCCTCTGTTACAATCTTCACAAGGATATTGTATACACTTTTCAACTCTCAAAAATTGATCAATTTCTCACTATCCTTTCTGAGGATGAATTTCTTAATAAATATGTCACTATTTTTGATGTCGGATAAAATCCTTGTCACTTACTCATTAATCTGATCAATACTCAGTTAAATTAAGGGGATTATTTCTCGGACAAGCATACGCTGAAGTGTAAGGTTGAGTGCAGGTTTTATTCAACATATCTTCAAATAAACCTTCTTAGGGTATGATGGAATAACTAAAAAAATTCTACCCATCAATTCAATTATAATACAACTCTAATGATATGTTTTACTTTTTAGGGTAAAGAGTATGATATATTCCTCTATTGTGAGATTAAGCATGGAAAAACTTATCGTCAGATATATGACTTAACAAATCCTCTGATTGATCGTTCCAGTTTTTTTGGCATATTTTTTTCAATTCTATAGAACTATTATGAAGCTTTTCTAAATCTTGAAGCAATTTCTGTAAAATCAAGGTTAATAATTGCGCATTATTTCGTATATACTGTCTACTTTCAATAATACTTGATTCTCTTCGTCTGCATTCCTCAATAAGTTTACTATGCAACTCTTTTTCCTCATCAGTCAAAGCATTAACAATGTCCTCTATCTTTTTCATTGTTGTAACCCTATTCATTTTTTTTGAAGATACAGCTATCCTCATCCAGATTTGGCCATTCTTGATTTTGCAAGGTAGTATGTCAAGAAAAATTAACCTACTCTGGTAATAATATAACCATAGACCAAGACAAAGTCAAAAAAACTGACAAGAGTCAATATTATTAAAACAACAGTATTTATAGACCGATTGTCAGCTAAAGATTTCTAATTCCTGCCTTTGCAATAATATTGATTTAATGCCCACCAAGTGATTAGTGTGGTCTTTATAATGTTACATAATCTTTATGAATTAATCATTTTCCTCTTGACTTTCTTATTATATTTCGATTTGATGAATTTCGTCGTTTATAAAAATTAAACTAATATGGAGGTCTTTATGAAAAGGTTTTTATTTGTCTTAGGAGTTTGTCTTTTCGTGATTGCTTTAGGAGCAGCATCATACGCAGTCCCCAAAAGCAACGTGGGTTGCGGTATTGGAACGATGATTTTCGAAAAGCAGGATGGACTGATCTCACAACTCTGTGCTACTACTACTAATGGCATCTGTGGTAATCAGACATTCGGGATCACCTCAGGCACATTGGAATGTGAAAAAGCTCCAGGTATAGCGTCAAATGAGAGATTGAATATCTTTGTTGCTGACAATATGGATAATCTTGCAAAAGACATAGCGAAAGGAAATGGCGAGTATCTCAATACACTAGCAGTCTTAATGGAAGTCTCTGAAGGTGATAGAACTCATTTCTATAATAAATTGCAGTCAAACTTTTCTAATATATATACTTCAGATAAGGTTACAAATACTCAAGTGCTAAATAATATTGAGGCTGTATTATCGCAAGGGTAATTAAAAGGTTATTTAATTGAAATCCTGTTACTCAAGATACGGATTTATTTATAAATCCGTATCTTTTTTTATATTAATCACATTATTGATCTCTACTGATTTGATGCTAATCAACACAAATGCGGAAGAAACTTCCTATGTTGATGATCTAATCGAATCAGCCATAAAAAAAGAATTATACAAAGATAAATATTGGCACATCCTTTTACACTATAAAAAGAATATTTTTGGCATAAGGAGCCTCATAGATGATCCGAAATTCTTCCTATCAAAAGATGGAAAACATAATCCCCAAAAAGAACTTAAGGCAACCATTAGAGCGTTTTTCAAGCATAGTAATGATGAGGGTGCCCATCCCATCTGCAGATTCATGGCTAGATTTACCTGGCTTAAGGAAAAATTAGACCTCGATGAATCACAGCTTCCAGAGTATACCTGTAAGAGATATAATGATATCTTGGAGAGTATAAAGCCTAAATCTGCCTCAATAATCTTTCCAACCTCATATGTAAACAGTCCGGCTTCTATGTTTGGACATACACTAATTATTATTGAATCTGATAATAAGAGTAAGCTTTTGTCACACGCTGTAAATTATTCTGCATTAACTGACGAATCCTTTGGTCTCTTTTTTGCTTTTAGGGGAATTTTTGGGTTATATAAGGGTTACTTCTCAGTGCTTCCATATTACAAAAAAGTGCTTGAATATAGTGACTTTAACCAGAGAGATATATGGGAATATAGACTAAACCTCACCGAGAGAGAGGTCATCAGGATGGTAATGCATTTAACTGAATTGGAAAATATATACTCTGACTACTTCTTTTTTGATGAGAATTGCTCATATAACCTATTGTTCTTATTAGACGCGGCAAAACCATCTTTAGCTTTAACTGATAATCTCGGTTGGTGGGTTATTCCCATAGACACAATCAGAGATGTAAAGGAGATGGGATTAATTGAAGAGATTGACTATAGACCCTCAAAATCAACAAGAATAAATCATATCGCTTCTTTACTCAGTAAAAGGAATAAGGAGCTAGCCTCATCGATAATTGATGGTGAGGTTGAAGCGGACACCATTTTACAAAATAATTTACAAAAAGAAGAACAGATAAATATATGTGATCTAATTACGGAATACATTCAATATAAATATACAAAAAAACGGATACAAAAGGAGGAGTATTCCCGTATATTTATTAAAATCCTCAAAATCAGAAGCGAATTGGGAGAACCCGATGAAAATAGATATAGAATTCCATCCCCAGGCCAACCGGACGAAGGACATAAATCAAGCCGAATAAGCATTGGTATAGGGATAAAAGAAGAACTCTTTCAAGAGATAGGGTACAGGGCAGCATACCATGACCTCTTGGATCCTGATGAAGGATATATACAGGGTTCACAAATCCAATTCTGTAATATTAAGCTAAGATATTATAATTGCGAAAATAGGATTAAGCTACAAAAAATAGATTTTATAGATGTTTTATCAATATCGCCATGGAATAAGTTCTTTATGCCTATTTCATGGAAAATTACGACAGGACTCAAACAAAAAGACCTTTCTGATGAAAAGGACAACCTGATCTTTCAACTCAATCCTGGAGGAGGACTCGCCTATGAGTTTCCCTTTATAGGGCTCTGTTATTTCATGATAGAGACAAACCTAAATTTATCTGGTAAACTTGAGAATAACTACTCAACAGGTATAGGATGTTCATTTGGATTATTGAATAATCTTACAGACTACTGGAAGATTCACCTATATTCAAAGAATTATTACTATGGATTAGGAGATAGGCATAAGGAATATGATTTGGCTCTTCATCAAAGAATAAAACTGACCACAAATAACACCTGTAATCTTGAATTTTTATGGACAAATGTATTCGATACTTGGCATAAAGAGTTAACATTAAGCTGGAATTTGTTCTTCTAATTTGTAGGATAATGTGCAATCCTTCACAATAAAGGTACAATTATAATAAACCAAATTAGGGATGAATAATCATATATTCTGATGAAGTGACCCTACTATGCTCTATATTATTGATGAGAATGTATAAGAATTTAAAAGATATAATAGGTATGATAAATTTCGATATCCAAAATAAGCTTCAAAACTCATTACACCAAATACAATCAAGGATCAAT encodes the following:
- a CDS encoding DUF3015 family protein, with the translated sequence MKRFLFVLGVCLFVIALGAASYAVPKSNVGCGIGTMIFEKQDGLISQLCATTTNGICGNQTFGITSGTLECEKAPGIASNERLNIFVADNMDNLAKDIAKGNGEYLNTLAVLMEVSEGDRTHFYNKLQSNFSNIYTSDKVTNTQVLNNIEAVLSQG
- a CDS encoding TatD family hydrolase, which gives rise to MFIDSHVHFDLCLENKDLSEENLIDELQKNDICYAVHVSIDNNGLSWAYEFSKRHKGVFYSIGIHPSSKAGVDDLHQVSAFINRIMSSGDSMDLFGIGETGLDFYRMNQPRDIQIRSFEYQVGLAKKWDLPLIVHSRDAFDETIRVLREKSPNSGIMHCFSGDRAMATRILDLGLYISFAGNLTYKNAHNLHDAASFIPLDMILLETDAPFLTPVPFRGKRNRPKYVKHTYEYLAILRNESLLRVEDSLYQNFTNLLKNRGGK
- the nadB gene encoding L-aspartate oxidase, which codes for MKPRKFYSDFLVIGSGIAGLTFAIKASEVGSVIIVTKKKDFDSNTNYAQGGIASVLSQEDSISDHINDTMHVGAGLCSKSVVEVLVQDGPNRIRELIDWGTRFTMSVDKDGREVFDLGREGGHSKNRIAHAKDLTGMEIERALLARISTIDNIMIFEDHTAIDLLTEHQLQFLSSENMVKTRDSITCYGAYILENSTGIVHIFNSKKTLLATGGVGQVYLHTTNPEIATGDGITMAYRAGAFVADMEFYQFHPTSLYLEQRFGRSLLISEAVRGEGAILINSRGERFMEREHPLRDLAPRDIVARAIDMELKRLGESCVFLDITFKGRDFLESRFPHIFRECLKVGIDISTEPIPVVPAAHYLCGGVVSDVNGKTSIRNLFVIGESSCTGVHGANRLASNSLLEAVVFSNRAYEYLMHTIDEKIDIPEYPFWSKEGTFDLEEWILIQHNIDEVKRLMWDYVGIVRSNLRLQRAYRRILLLEEEINDYYMRSTISSRLVELRNLVTVAKLIIISAMNRKESRGLHYNTDYPKTREDQSINIILRSGYDPETKRLEDFIVSR
- a CDS encoding STAS domain-containing protein, whose translation is MSYSNFSELKMRIKIHKEEGLSIIKLIGRYDIEEVYDFDILFQNQIDMNVSVIALNLAELRYIDSSGIGSLIRSKNTAMKNGIEFLCYNLHKDIVYTFQLSKIDQFLTILSEDEFLNKYVTIFDVG
- a CDS encoding DUF4105 domain-containing protein, with the protein product MKSCYSRYGFIYKSVSFFILITLLISTDLMLINTNAEETSYVDDLIESAIKKELYKDKYWHILLHYKKNIFGIRSLIDDPKFFLSKDGKHNPQKELKATIRAFFKHSNDEGAHPICRFMARFTWLKEKLDLDESQLPEYTCKRYNDILESIKPKSASIIFPTSYVNSPASMFGHTLIIIESDNKSKLLSHAVNYSALTDESFGLFFAFRGIFGLYKGYFSVLPYYKKVLEYSDFNQRDIWEYRLNLTEREVIRMVMHLTELENIYSDYFFFDENCSYNLLFLLDAAKPSLALTDNLGWWVIPIDTIRDVKEMGLIEEIDYRPSKSTRINHIASLLSKRNKELASSIIDGEVEADTILQNNLQKEEQINICDLITEYIQYKYTKKRIQKEEYSRIFIKILKIRSELGEPDENRYRIPSPGQPDEGHKSSRISIGIGIKEELFQEIGYRAAYHDLLDPDEGYIQGSQIQFCNIKLRYYNCENRIKLQKIDFIDVLSISPWNKFFMPISWKITTGLKQKDLSDEKDNLIFQLNPGGGLAYEFPFIGLCYFMIETNLNLSGKLENNYSTGIGCSFGLLNNLTDYWKIHLYSKNYYYGLGDRHKEYDLALHQRIKLTTNNTCNLEFLWTNVFDTWHKELTLSWNLFF